In the Tessaracoccus lacteus genome, CGAGTGGCCTCTCGGCGCGCACCCGTCCGCCGAGGGGATCACCTTCGCGGTCTACGCGCCCGCAGCGACCCGCGTCCAGCTGGAGATCTACCCCGAGGCGATGGGCGTCGCCGCGTCCAACACGTTCCTCCTCGCCAAGGGTGACGACGACATCTGGCGAGGCAAGGTCCAGGGCCTCCAGCTCAACGCCTTGTACGCCTACCGGGTGTGGGGGCCGAACTGGCCGTACGTCGACGGATGGGAGCCCGGCTCCGAGCTGGGTTTCGAGGCGGACTTCGACGAGGCGGGCAACCGCTTCAACCCGAACAAGGCGCTGTTCGACCCCTACGCCCGCGAGGTCACCCACAATGTCTACAGCGACGCGCTGCTGGACCTCGGCGTCGACGACGGCGTGTTCGGCACCGGTGACGACGAGGTCGACGGCGTGCCGCGCCGCCTGATCGACACCGGCCCGTACGTGCCGAAGGGCGTCGTCATCGCCAGCACCGCCACCGTCTCGCCGCGGCCCCATATCCCGGGGGAGCGGGCGGCCATCTACGAGACGTCCGTCGAGCAGCTAACCGCCCACCCGTCCGCCGCCAGACTGGGGGAGCTCCTGGCGAGGGAGCCCGCGTTCGGCGACGTCGTCGACATCCCGGAGCAGTTCCTCGGCACGTACAAGGGCGCGGGCATGATGGCCCCGTACCTCAAGGCGCTGGGGTTCACGACCATCGAGCTGCTGCCCATCCATGAGACCAACGCGTCGGAGTCCGGCCGTGAGACGGACAAGAGCAACGCGTGGGGCTACATGACGCTGGACTTCTTCGCGCCCAACCGCAGCTATGCCTTCGACCAGAGCCTCGGCGGCCCGACCCGCGAGTTCAAGGACATGGTCTCCGCCTTCCATGACCACGGCCTCGAGGTGTACCTCGACGTCGTCTACAACCACACAGCGGAGGGCGGGAACTGGAACGGCGATGCCGCCGTGACGGGGTTCACGAACCTCGGCGGGTTCGCCACGGCCGAGTACTACCAGATGACATCGGCGAAGACACTGGTCGACGGGGCGACTGGCACCGGCAACCAGATGAACTACTCGTCTCAGGCCGCCGTCGACCTCGTCCTCGACTCGCTGATGTACTGGACCGACGACATGGGGGTCGACGGGTTCCGCTTCGACCTCGCCACCGTGCTCGGCCGCAAGCCCGCCGCCGCGGACGCCGACGACTGGACGGCCCAGAAGCGCTTCTTCACCGACCATCCGCTGCTGCTGGCGATCGCGCACATGGCGAGCCGCCGTCGCATCGAGGTCATCGCGGAGGCCTGGGACCTGTGGGGCTACGAGGTCGGCAACTTCCCGCGCGGCTGGGGAGAGTGGAACGGTCGCTACCGCGACGCCGTGCGCCGGTTCTCCAAGGGGGACGGCAACATGACCGACTTCCTGGACATGGTCAACGGCGACTACCACCACTTCCACGACTCCGGGGGTGCGCAGAAGACCATCAACTTCATCGACGCGCACGACGGGTTCAACCTCGCGGACCTCGTCAGCTACCAGAACAAGGTCAACGACCAGCCGTTCCCGTTCGGCCCGTCCGACGGCGGCAGTGACAACAACCTGTCGTGGGATTCAGGTGGCGACCAGTCGCTGCGCCGTCAGCGGCTGCGGAACCTATGGACGATCCTGTTCATGTCGCGCGGCGTGCCGATGGTCGTCGCGGGAGACGAGTTCGGCCGCACGCAGAACGGCAACAACAATCCGTGGGCGCTGCACTCGCTGGCCATGTGCAACAACTACGCGGCGGTCGCGACCAACCAGCCGCAGGCGATCGACGTCGACGCGGGCGTCGAGGACGCGATCTACCACGACAACCTCGGGAAGTTCGACACGGAGCCCCACGTCAACGGACTTTTCCGGTTCGCGACGTTCATGGCGAACCTGCGCCAGCGACACGAGTCGCTCCAGCAGAAGCACTACGGCGACCTGATCCCGGACAACGAGGATGTCAGCTATCTGTTCCACACTCCGTCGGGGGACGGCTACCCCCAGGAGGGGCAGCGGGCGGTTGCGGTGCACATCAACTCGCCGGGCGATGACTTCTGGATGATGGTCAACATGACATCTGAGGCCATCGACTTCCGGGTCCAGGCCGCCGAGGAGGGCAACGTCTGGCGTCGGCTCATCGACACCGCCAGCTGGGCTGAGCCGGCCAGCAACCACTGGCCTGAGGGCGACGGCATGATCGTGCGTGACGTGGCGACGGTGCAGCCCTGGTCGATCGTCGTGTGGCATCAGCTCGAACGGCCAGACGGGTCGCGCCCGGTCCCGGTCTGGCAGGACTGACGTGCCGAGGCTCGCGGTGGTGCTCAACCCCACCAAGCCCGTTGCGGACGCCGTCCGCGCCGTCGTCGCCGCGGCCGAGGCTGCGCACGGCTGGGAGCAGAGCCTCTGGTACGAGACGACCGTTGAGGACCCCGGCGTCGGGATGGCCAGGGTGGCCGTCGACGACGGGGCCGACGTCGTGCTGGCCGTCGGCGGTGACGGGACCGTGCGCGCCGTCGCGGAGGGAATGAAGGACTCGGGTGTGCCGCTGGCAATCTGCCCGCAGGGCACTGGCAACCTGCTGGCCCGCAACCTCGGGCTACCACTGGACGACGTTGTCGGCGCCGTCGAACTCGCTTTCGGCGGGGTTGACCGGTCCATCGACCTCGCGGTCGTCGCGTTGCGGCGCATCGACGGAACCCGCGACTTCCGGACCTACACCGTGATGGCCGGGGTCGGGCTCGACGCGCAGATCATGAGCAACACCGATGAGCAGCTCAAGGCGAGGGTCGGAATGCTGGCCTACGTCCAGACCGGCGCGGTCGAGGTGGGTCGGAACCGTCGGATGCAGGTCGGGTACCGGATCGAGGGCGGCCGCCAGCACCGCACCAAGGCGCAGATGGTGCTCGTCGGGAACTGCGGATCCATCGGCTATAACGTCTTCCTGATGCCCGACGCGTCGCTGGACGACGGGCGCCTCGACCTGATGATGGCCAAACCCGCGTCGCTCGTCGGCTGGCTGGTTGTCGGCTGGCGGGTCTTCGTCGACTACGCGCTCGTCCGCCGGCTGCGACGCAAGGCGGGTCATCGTGAGGACCGGTTCACGAGCTACATCCAGGCCACACAGCTGACGCTCGAGTTCGACGAACCAGAGCAGATCGAGCTCGACGGCGACCACTTCGGCCAGGTGACCGCTGCACACTTCGCCGTCGCCCCGGGGTCGCTGGTCGTCAAGGTCCGGGCCTGAGCCCACGCCTCGCTTCGCTCGGCGTCCTTCGACGGGCTCAGGGAACCGGGTGGGGGCCGGGTGGGTCGGTCCCTGAGCCGCCCCTGAACCTGTCTCCCGACCCTGGTGACGCCCGGCGGCCCGACCAATACTGGCTGCATGGAACTGCTGCCGATGACGTTCGCCGCGGGCTTCGCCTCCGGCCTCAACGCCTATGCGACGGTGTTCGTGCTCGGCCTGCTCGGCCGGTTCCTCGGCACCGGATCAGTGCCGGCCGGGTTCGAGCGGACCGACGTCCTGATCCTGATGGGTGTGCTGGCGCTGGTGGAGTTCGTGGCCGACAAGGTGCCGGTCGTCGACTCTGTATGGGACCTCCCGTCGACGGTGATCCGGCCGGTAGCCGGGGCGTTGATCGGCGCGCTGATCGCCGGGGCGCAGGGCGATCTGCTGACCATAGCCCTGGCAGCCGTCGGGGGTGTGACGGCGCTGCTGACCCATATCAGCCGGGCGGGGGTGCGGCTGGCGGTGAACTCCTCGCCCGAGCCAGTCTCGAACCTCGGCGCGTCCCTCGCCGGGGACGTGTCCATGCTGAGCGTCACGACGCTGGCCGTGCTCTACCCCGTGCCCGCCGCGATCGTCGCGGCGATCCTGCTTGCCCTGCTCCTGTGGCTCGCCTGGACGTTGATCTCGCGCATCCGCCGTGGGCTGCTGTGGTTGCGCGGCCGGCTGACGCTCAGTCAGGCCGACGGGTGACCGCCTCGCAGGCAGGTTGCGTCCATCCGACCGGATTCGGGGTAGCTGTGTCAGCGCCACATGTACACTGCCGCGGTGACCAACAGCTCTGAGATCCGGTTCGCGGTGGCCGCGGAGGTCGTCGTCCTGACGCTGCATGACCACCGCCTGCACGTCCTCCTGACCAGGGTGACACTCCCGGGCTTCACCGGCCGGTTCTCGCTGCCCGGCGGCTTCGTGCAGCCGGAGGAGAGCCTGGAGGAGGCCGCGTACCGCGAGCTCCGTGAGGAGGCACACGTCGCCCCCGAGGACGTTCGTCTCGAGCAGCTCCGCGCCTACGGCCAGCTCCCCGATGAGACCCGGGCAGAGCGCATCGTCTCCGTCGCATGGGTCGCGCTCGGTGCCGATCTGCCCGACCCGAACGAGTTCTTCGCCGAGCGCGCGAAATGGGTTCCCGTGGACGAGATCGCTGAGTGGAATCTGGCGTTCGGACACGAGGCGATCGTCCGCGACGGCGTCGAGTGGGCCCGCGAGCGCCTCGAATCGACGACGCTCGCCACTGCCTTCTGCACCGAACCGTTCACGCTGCCCGAGCTGCGTCGGGTCTACGAGGCCGTCTGGGGCGCGACGATCGACCCGCGCAACTTCCAGCGCAAGGTGCTGCACGCCGGGGGGTTCGTCGAGCCGACGGGGGAGGTCGTCCACGGCCGGGGTCGCCCCGCGCCCCTGTTCCTCCGCGGTGGTGCCACCCGCCTGCACCCCGCCATCCTGCGGCCAGAGCCTCACCACCAGGCGGTCGACGGGACTGTCAGCGCTGAACCCCTCCCGCAGATCACCCTCTGACAAGGGGCTGGGCCCTCGCCGCGCCCGGGAGTGTGTACCTGACGCGGATCGTGTAGGGTGATCGCTCGTTGCCCCTATAGCTCAGTAGGCAGAGCGTCTCCATGGTAAGGAGAAGGTCTGCGGTTCGATTCCGCATGGGGGCTCTGGACCCGGGCTTCGACCCGGGTCCCTGTGTTTTCAGGGGCAATCAGCGAAGACGCCGAAGCCCCGCCGCCACCAGCCCGCCCACCGCTGCGACGGCCACGACGACGACCGCTCCGATCAGCCACGGAGACCAGCCGCCCGCCTCGGCGGACGGATCGACGGTCGGCGCGCGTGATGCTTCCCACGGCCCGCCGAACGCCTCGACCGCCAGCTGCAGGGCAGTGGCCTCATCCACGGGCTGGCTGCAGAGGTTGGTCGAGTACGTGTCGGAGGAGCCGAACCCCCACAACACCATCTCGGTGCCCACCGACAGCCCACTGACTCCGCAGGATGCCTCGTCCGCGCTGGTGGTGACGGTCACCGTCGCCGCAGGGTCTCCCTTCCAGACGCGCGTGACCGCCGCGGAGTAGGTGAGTTCCCCGGCCGACGCGACGGGCGGCCCCAGCGTGACCGATGCGATGACGTCGACGTTCTCCACGAGGTCCGCGTCGTCGGGCGCGGCGCAGGAACAGGCGGCGGCGGGGGCGGCGTTGACCGTGTGTAGGAACCCGATGCCCAGCACCGCCAGCAGGAGCGACAGGATCCACGATGAGGCGCGCATGAACCAGTCTCCCGCAGACAGTCATGGGTTGTCACCGGCGCGTGGAAGACTGTCGGCATGGAGTTCGCCTCGCTGTACAGCCACGGTTTTGCGCGCGTTGCCGCCTGCACGTTCCACGTCGCGCTGGCCGACCCGGCCGCCAACGTCGGGCGGATCGTCGAGCAGGCGACCGCCGCGCACAACGACGGGGCCGCCGTCGCGCTCTTCCCCGAGCTGTCGCTGTCCGGCTACTCCCTCGACGACCTGCTGCTGGCCGACGTCCTGCTCGACGCCGTCGGCGACGCGATCGTCGCGCTGGCGGAGGCGACGGCGGAGCTGACTCCGCTGATCGTGGTCGGGGCGCCGGTGGAGGTCGGCGGGTCGCTGTACAACTGCGCCGTCGTGCTGCACGAGGGGCAGATCCGCGGCGTCGTGCCGAAGACCTATCTGCCTAACTACCGCGAGTTCTACGAGAAGCGGCACTTCGTCTCGGGCGCCGATGCCCCGTCGACCCTGCGACGCCCAGGCTGGCCCGGGGCCGACGGCGACGGCGAGATCCCGTTCGGCACAGACCTCATCTTCCGCGCCGGCGACCTGCCCGACCTGAGCGTCTTCGTCGAGATCTGCGAGGACATGTGGGTCCCGCTGCCCCCGTCGACCCGCGCGGCGCTGGCAGGGGCCAACGTCGTGCTGAACCTGTCGGCGTCGCCCATCACCATCGGCCGCGCGGAGGACCGCGCGCTGATGGTCCGCTCGCAGAGCGCCCGCGGCGCCGTCGCGTACCTCTATGCGGCCGCCTGCTTCGGAGAGTCCACCACGGACCTGTCCTGGGACGGGCAGACGATCGCGTACGAGGCCGGCGACCTGCTCGGCGCCTCCGAGCGCTTCCCGCTCGAGGGGTCGCGGCTGGTGGTCGACGTCGACCTCGACCGGCTCCGGCAGGAGAAGCAGCGCCAGAACTCGCTGCACGACAACGCCGTGGCGTCGGGGGTCGGGCCGGAGGACTTCAGGTGGATCGAGTTCACGCTCGACCCGCCGTCGCACGACCTCGGCCTGCGTCGTCCCCTCGACCGGTTCCCGTTCGTGCCCGACGACGCTGCCCGGCTGGAGCAGGACTGCTACGAGGGCTACAACATCCAGGTCTCCGGGCTGGAGCGGCGGATGCTGTCGATGAGTGGCGGCGACCCGGCGAAGGCGCCGCGGATCGTGATCGGCGTCTCCGGTGGCCTCGACTCGACGCACGCGCTGATCGTCGCGGCGAAGGCCTGTGACCGGCTCGGCCTTCCCCGCACCCACATCCTCGCCTACACGCTGCCCGGTTTCGCGACGTCGGGGCACACGAAGAACAACGCGACGATCCTGTCGCAGGCGTTGGGCGTCACGTTTGAGGAGGTCGAGATCCGGTCGATGGCGCTGTCGCTGCTGAAGGCGCTGGGCCACCCGGCCGGCGACGGCGAGCCCGTCTATGACGTCACCTATGAGAACGTCCAGGCCGGGTTGCGGACCGACTTCCTGTTCCGGGTCGCCAACCAACGCGGCGGGTTCGTGCTCGGCACCGGCGACCTGTCGGAGCTGGCGCTCGGCTGGTGCACCTACGGCGTGGGCGACCAGATGAGCCACTACGCCGTCAACACCGGCGTCCCGAAGACGCTGATGCAGCACCTCATCCGCTGGGTCATCAGCTCCGGCCAGTTCACCGAACCGCAGGTCAACGAGACCCTCGATTCCATCCTGGGCACCGAGATCTCGCCCGAGCTGATCCCCGTGGCCGACGGTGCCAAGCCGCAGTCGACCCAGGACTCGATCGGCCCGTACTCGCTGCACGACTTCACGCTCTACTACCTGCTGCGGCGCGGCTACCGGCCGAGCAAGACGGCCTTCCTCGCCTGGCACGCCTGGCGCGACGAGGCGGCCGGTGACTGGCCGGCCGGCTACCCGGACGAGGACAGGACGTCGTACGACCTCGCCACCATCAAGAAGTGGATGCGTGTGTTCCTGCGCCGCTTCTTCAGCAACCAGTTCAAGCGCACGGCAATCCCCAACGGCCCGAAGGTGTTGGCTGGCGGGTCGCTCTCGCCCCGCGGTGACTGGCGGATGCCGTCCGACGCGTCGTCGGCCGCCTGGCTCTCCGAGCTCGACCGCAACGTCCCGGAGACCTGCTGATCGGCTGAGGTTGGCGGGCAGGGCCTTCGCTTCGCTGAGGGCGTTTCGACAGGCCTGTGCTGAGCTTGTCGAAGTGCTCAACGACCCGGGTGGGCTTTGACGGGCTCAACGACCAAGGGTGGGCAGGTGTTCAACGACGCGGTTCCGAGCGTGTCTCGTTCGGTTCTCTGACCTCGTCTTTGGTTCTCTGAGTTCGTCTTCGGCTCCCTGGTTTTGTTTCCACCGGTTCCCTGAGCTTGTTTCCACCGGTTCCCTGGTTTTGTTTCCACCGGTTCCCTGAGCTTGTCGAAGGGCGCCGAGCGGAGCGAGGCGGGGTCTCGGCGTCGGCGTGGACCCTTCGCTTCGCTCAGGGCGTTTCGACAGGCTCAACGACCCGCACGCGCTGGCTGGGTGACTGTCGGTGGGGTTGCCTAGGGTGGAGCCCATGCGCGATGACTGGAGCGACGTTCCACCGGACGACGACTGGGCGCCGCCGCCGGAGGATGACTTCCTGCCACCCGACGACCTTCACGGCGCGGGCTGGGAGGCAGGCCTCCCGCGCCGTGGCATCGAGCCGGAACCCCGTCAGCCGGCTGGGCCGCTGGAGCGCACCACCGTCGCCGAATGGCCTCCCGCGCCACGCGACGAGGCAGAGGCCGTGCTGCGGCGCCTCGTGGGCCGCGATGACGTGGCTCTGCGCGAAGACCAGTGGTCGGCGATCGAGGCGCTGGTCAACGACCGCCGTCGCGTGCTGGTGGTGCAGCGCACCGGCTGGGGCAAGTCGGCCGTCTACTTCGTCGCGACGGCGCTGCTGCGCGCACGGGCGGCCGGGCCCACCGTCATCATCTCGCCGCTGCTCGCGCTGATGCGCGACCAGATCGCGGCGGCCGAGCGGGCCGGCATCCGCGCGGTCACGATGAACTCCGCCAACGTGACCGAGTGGGACGAGGTGCGCGAGCGCATCGCGTCGGGCGACATCGACGTGCTGCTCTGCTCGCCCGAGCGCCTCAACAACCCGGACTTCCGCGACACGGTGCTGCCGCGCCTGTCCGCCGACGCGGGACTCGTCGTGGTCGACGAGGCGCACTGCGTCTCAGACTGGGGCCACGACTTCCGCCCTGACTACCGGCGCATCCGGGACCTGATCGCCAACCTCCCCGCCAACATCCCCGTGCTCGCCACCACGGCGACCGCCAATGAGCGCGTCACGCGCGACGTCGCCGAGCAGCTGGCCGTGCATGCCGACGGCAGGGCCGAGGACGTGCTGGTCCTGCGCGGCTCGCTGGACCGGGAGTCGCTGCACCTGGCCGTGCTGCCGGTGACGGACCAGCCGACCCGGGTCGCGTGGCTGGTGGAGGCTCTGCAGAGCTTCAAGGGGTCCGGCATCGTGTACACGCTCACGGTCGCGGCCGCGAACCAGGTCGCGGAGCAGCTTCGCGAGCGGGGAATCGACGCCCGTGCGTACACCGGGCAGACCGACAACGCGGAGCGCGAGCAGCTGGAGGCGGACCTGCTCGCCAACCGTGTGAAGGCCCTGATCGCGACCAGTGCGCTGGGCATGGGCTTCGACAAGCCGGATCTCGGCTTCGTGATCCACCTCGGCGCGCCCAGCTCACCCATCGCGTACTACCAGCAGGTCGGACGTGCGGGTCGCGGCGTCGCCGACGCCACCGTCGTGCTGGTTCCCGGCGAGGAGGATGGCGCGATCTGGAGCTACTTCGGGTCGCTGGCGTTCCCTGCCGAGCGCCAGGTGCGCGAGGCCCTGTCGGTGCTGGGCGAGCACGGCACGATGTCGCTGCCGAAGCTCGAGACCTACGTCGACCTCAAGCGCAGCCGGCTCGAGCAGATGCTGAAGGTGCTCGATGTCGACGGCGCCGTCCGCCGCGTCAAGGGCGGCTGGACGGCCACCGGCCAGCCCTGGACCTACGACGCCGACCGCTACGCGCGGGTCGAGCAGTCCAGGCTCCACGAGCAGCAGGCGATGAAGGACTACGAGGCCACCGCCGGGTGCCGCATGGCGTTCCTGAGGGCGCAGCTGGATGACCCCGAGCTGGTCGATGGCTGGCGCTGCGGTCGCTGCGACCGCTGCTCGGAACTGAACCTCCCGCCGTTGCCCGACCGCGCGGCCATCGACGCCGCCCGCGCCGCGATGGACCGCCCAGGCATCGAGATCACGGCGCGCCGACAGTGGCCCTCGGGCATGAGCGCGCTCGGCGTGAGCCTCTCCGGCCGCATCCCCGTCGACGAGCAGGCCGAGCCCGGCCGCGCCGTCGCCCGGCTCGACGGCCTCGGCTGGTCCGCGCCGCTGCGCGACCTCTTCGCCCCCGGCGCCCCCGACTCCGAGGTGCCTGTGCCGCTCAGGCACGCGCTGGCCCGAGTGCTGGAGGCGTGGCCGGAGGCATCCGAGATCGACGGGATCGTCTCCGTCGCCTCGGCCGCCCGGCCCCGGCTCGTCGAGCATCTGGCCCAGGGGTTGGGAAGGATCCTCGATCGGCCGATCGTCGGCGAGATCCGCCCGAAGACCGGCTCCGAGCCCGGCCGTCACGACGTCGGCTCGGCGCTGCGGCTGGCCGGCATCGCCGGGAGGCTTGAGATGGCACTGTCCGACCAGGCGCGCGCCGGTCTGCCCGGTCGTCGGATCCTGCTGGTCGACGACCGCACCGACTCCGGCTGGACGCTCACATTCGCAGCCCGGCTGCTCCGCCAGGCCGGCGCGTCGGCCGTGTTGCCGTTCGTGCTCGCCCAGGAGTAGCCGCCGCCTGCTTGGCTGGTCGGTGCGTCGGTGGTGCTGCTGTTCGTGCTCGCCCAGGAGTAGCAGCCCATCCGTCGGGCCCGGTCGTCGAATCGAGTCACCCCGGTCACGAGTCTCCCCGAGTTTCGGGCAGTGCCCGTTTCTCCTCGGTCTGGTGCCGAGTTTCGTTCACAGCCTGCTGGGGGGACGGCGAGCTGCGGACGAGCTTGTCGGGCCGTGTGCGCTTTTCCTGAGCGGACCGGGGAGAATCGGGCACTGCCCGATTTTCTGCTGTGCCGACGTCCTTGGGCGACTGCAGTGGCTCGGCTCTACTGCCGGCCGCGACTGCAGTGGGCACTGACGCTTCTTGGGTGGGTGCAGGTGGGTTCGCGCGAGGGCGACGAGGCGACAACTCCGAGCGTGAGGCGGACAGTCGCGAGGCGAGATGAGCAGACATGACGGCCGTCCGCGTCGTCGCAGCGCCCTGAGGGGGCGCGGCCATGGGCCGGAGGTTTAGGTAAGGCTCCCCTCATGTAATACTTGCAAGGTGACAGCTACCGTCGTCGAAGCAACCGAACGTCCGGCCTACCGCGCCTTCGAGGTGCGCGTCGCGGCCAGAACGCAGCTGAGCCCGCACTTCGTGCGCCTCACGTTCACAGGTGACGACCTCCACGAGTTCGGCACCGCCGGGCTCGACCAGCGCATCAAACTCATCCTTCCGCACCCCGTCACGGGCATGGAGACGTTCCCGCGCAAGCAGGACTGGTACTCGGACTGGCGCCTCCAGGACGAGGACTCCCGCTGCGACGTGCGGACCTACACCGTCCGGGCCGTCCGCCAGGAGCTGCGCGAGGTCGACGTCGACTTCGTGTGCCACGGCGACACCGGTCCCGGCTCGGCGTTCGCCTGCTACGCGACAGTCGGGGACGAACTGATCATCATCGGCCCCGACGACCTCAGCCCCGGTCGCGAGCTGGGCATCGACTACCGGCCCGGCTTCGTCGACTCACACCTCCTCGTCGGCGACGAGACCGCCGCGCCCGCCATCTGCGCGATCATCGAGTCGCTCGGCGCCGACGCCCGCGGGCTGGCCGTCATCGAGGTGCCCAGCGCGGACGACGCCCTGCACGTGGACGCGCCCGCCGGCATGACCGTGAAGTGGCTCGCACGCGAGGGCGCCAGGGGCGAGCGGCTGACCGCCGAGGTGCGCGACTGGGTCGCCCGCACGTGTGCCGCCCGCTGCTGCGACACCTGCGACATCGCAGCCCTCGAGATCCCCGACGACGAACTCCTGTGGGAGGTGCCCGAGGGCACCAGCGCCGACGGCGGACTCTACGCCTGGCTCGCGGGCGAGGCGGGCGTCATCCGGTCGCTGCGCCGGTTCCTCGTCGGCGACGCAGGCATGGACCGTCGTCGTGTCGCGTTCATGGGCTACTGGCGTGTCGGCGCCGAGAGCTAATCACCGCGCCTCCTTGCCGCCACCCTTCTTGGCCGACGCCACCCTTACCGACAGAGGCCACCCATCGGTGACCGAGGGTGGCCTCTGTCGGTGAGGGTGGCGTGGTGGTCAGCGTGGATGCGCAGCGCTGGCCGCGGTGGCTAGATTGACGCCATGCAGGCATCCCGCGCCGTCCACCGCACCACCCGGCTGCTGATCTGCGCGGCAGTGGGCGTCGGCGTCGGGCTGCTGGTCGCCGCGTTCGCGTCCCCGCACCTGGCCGCCTCGGCCGGCTGGACGGTCGGAGTGCTCTTGTACTGCGTCTGGACCTGGGCCAAGCTCTGGCGCCTCGACGCGAGGCAGACCGCCGCCAACGCACGCCAGGAGGACCCCGGTCGCGGACCCACCGACCTCGTGCTGGTCCTCGCCTCGCTCGCCAGCGTCGGGGGCATCGGCTTCGTGCTGCTCGCCGGTCAGGCCGCCGACGACGCGTCCGCGGCACTCGGCGCGACCACCGTCGCCGCTAGCTGGGTCCTCGTCCACACCGTCTACGGCGTCCGCTACGCCGACCTGTATTTCTCCGCGCCCAGCCCGCCCATTGACTTCGGCGACGAGGCTCCCACCTACTCCGACTTCGCGTACCTGTCGTTCTGCCTCGGCATGA is a window encoding:
- a CDS encoding alpha-amylase family glycosyl hydrolase; translated protein: MSYVIALDEKSWPRAEWPLGAHPSAEGITFAVYAPAATRVQLEIYPEAMGVAASNTFLLAKGDDDIWRGKVQGLQLNALYAYRVWGPNWPYVDGWEPGSELGFEADFDEAGNRFNPNKALFDPYAREVTHNVYSDALLDLGVDDGVFGTGDDEVDGVPRRLIDTGPYVPKGVVIASTATVSPRPHIPGERAAIYETSVEQLTAHPSAARLGELLAREPAFGDVVDIPEQFLGTYKGAGMMAPYLKALGFTTIELLPIHETNASESGRETDKSNAWGYMTLDFFAPNRSYAFDQSLGGPTREFKDMVSAFHDHGLEVYLDVVYNHTAEGGNWNGDAAVTGFTNLGGFATAEYYQMTSAKTLVDGATGTGNQMNYSSQAAVDLVLDSLMYWTDDMGVDGFRFDLATVLGRKPAAADADDWTAQKRFFTDHPLLLAIAHMASRRRIEVIAEAWDLWGYEVGNFPRGWGEWNGRYRDAVRRFSKGDGNMTDFLDMVNGDYHHFHDSGGAQKTINFIDAHDGFNLADLVSYQNKVNDQPFPFGPSDGGSDNNLSWDSGGDQSLRRQRLRNLWTILFMSRGVPMVVAGDEFGRTQNGNNNPWALHSLAMCNNYAAVATNQPQAIDVDAGVEDAIYHDNLGKFDTEPHVNGLFRFATFMANLRQRHESLQQKHYGDLIPDNEDVSYLFHTPSGDGYPQEGQRAVAVHINSPGDDFWMMVNMTSEAIDFRVQAAEEGNVWRRLIDTASWAEPASNHWPEGDGMIVRDVATVQPWSIVVWHQLERPDGSRPVPVWQD
- a CDS encoding diacylglycerol/lipid kinase family protein, coding for MPRLAVVLNPTKPVADAVRAVVAAAEAAHGWEQSLWYETTVEDPGVGMARVAVDDGADVVLAVGGDGTVRAVAEGMKDSGVPLAICPQGTGNLLARNLGLPLDDVVGAVELAFGGVDRSIDLAVVALRRIDGTRDFRTYTVMAGVGLDAQIMSNTDEQLKARVGMLAYVQTGAVEVGRNRRMQVGYRIEGGRQHRTKAQMVLVGNCGSIGYNVFLMPDASLDDGRLDLMMAKPASLVGWLVVGWRVFVDYALVRRLRRKAGHREDRFTSYIQATQLTLEFDEPEQIELDGDHFGQVTAAHFAVAPGSLVVKVRA
- a CDS encoding DUF4126 domain-containing protein, with translation MELLPMTFAAGFASGLNAYATVFVLGLLGRFLGTGSVPAGFERTDVLILMGVLALVEFVADKVPVVDSVWDLPSTVIRPVAGALIGALIAGAQGDLLTIALAAVGGVTALLTHISRAGVRLAVNSSPEPVSNLGASLAGDVSMLSVTTLAVLYPVPAAIVAAILLALLLWLAWTLISRIRRGLLWLRGRLTLSQADG
- a CDS encoding NUDIX hydrolase, with the protein product MTNSSEIRFAVAAEVVVLTLHDHRLHVLLTRVTLPGFTGRFSLPGGFVQPEESLEEAAYRELREEAHVAPEDVRLEQLRAYGQLPDETRAERIVSVAWVALGADLPDPNEFFAERAKWVPVDEIAEWNLAFGHEAIVRDGVEWARERLESTTLATAFCTEPFTLPELRRVYEAVWGATIDPRNFQRKVLHAGGFVEPTGEVVHGRGRPAPLFLRGGATRLHPAILRPEPHHQAVDGTVSAEPLPQITL
- a CDS encoding NAD(+) synthase, with product MEFASLYSHGFARVAACTFHVALADPAANVGRIVEQATAAHNDGAAVALFPELSLSGYSLDDLLLADVLLDAVGDAIVALAEATAELTPLIVVGAPVEVGGSLYNCAVVLHEGQIRGVVPKTYLPNYREFYEKRHFVSGADAPSTLRRPGWPGADGDGEIPFGTDLIFRAGDLPDLSVFVEICEDMWVPLPPSTRAALAGANVVLNLSASPITIGRAEDRALMVRSQSARGAVAYLYAAACFGESTTDLSWDGQTIAYEAGDLLGASERFPLEGSRLVVDVDLDRLRQEKQRQNSLHDNAVASGVGPEDFRWIEFTLDPPSHDLGLRRPLDRFPFVPDDAARLEQDCYEGYNIQVSGLERRMLSMSGGDPAKAPRIVIGVSGGLDSTHALIVAAKACDRLGLPRTHILAYTLPGFATSGHTKNNATILSQALGVTFEEVEIRSMALSLLKALGHPAGDGEPVYDVTYENVQAGLRTDFLFRVANQRGGFVLGTGDLSELALGWCTYGVGDQMSHYAVNTGVPKTLMQHLIRWVISSGQFTEPQVNETLDSILGTEISPELIPVADGAKPQSTQDSIGPYSLHDFTLYYLLRRGYRPSKTAFLAWHAWRDEAAGDWPAGYPDEDRTSYDLATIKKWMRVFLRRFFSNQFKRTAIPNGPKVLAGGSLSPRGDWRMPSDASSAAWLSELDRNVPETC
- a CDS encoding RecQ family ATP-dependent DNA helicase codes for the protein MRDDWSDVPPDDDWAPPPEDDFLPPDDLHGAGWEAGLPRRGIEPEPRQPAGPLERTTVAEWPPAPRDEAEAVLRRLVGRDDVALREDQWSAIEALVNDRRRVLVVQRTGWGKSAVYFVATALLRARAAGPTVIISPLLALMRDQIAAAERAGIRAVTMNSANVTEWDEVRERIASGDIDVLLCSPERLNNPDFRDTVLPRLSADAGLVVVDEAHCVSDWGHDFRPDYRRIRDLIANLPANIPVLATTATANERVTRDVAEQLAVHADGRAEDVLVLRGSLDRESLHLAVLPVTDQPTRVAWLVEALQSFKGSGIVYTLTVAAANQVAEQLRERGIDARAYTGQTDNAEREQLEADLLANRVKALIATSALGMGFDKPDLGFVIHLGAPSSPIAYYQQVGRAGRGVADATVVLVPGEEDGAIWSYFGSLAFPAERQVREALSVLGEHGTMSLPKLETYVDLKRSRLEQMLKVLDVDGAVRRVKGGWTATGQPWTYDADRYARVEQSRLHEQQAMKDYEATAGCRMAFLRAQLDDPELVDGWRCGRCDRCSELNLPPLPDRAAIDAARAAMDRPGIEITARRQWPSGMSALGVSLSGRIPVDEQAEPGRAVARLDGLGWSAPLRDLFAPGAPDSEVPVPLRHALARVLEAWPEASEIDGIVSVASAARPRLVEHLAQGLGRILDRPIVGEIRPKTGSEPGRHDVGSALRLAGIAGRLEMALSDQARAGLPGRRILLVDDRTDSGWTLTFAARLLRQAGASAVLPFVLAQE